The Rhizophagus irregularis chromosome 2, complete sequence genome contains a region encoding:
- a CDS encoding AGC protein kinase Gad8: MRLWNQRPQNPSVVTDGVPSTPTSPTPIPASGLLLIRVVEARGITLPPGIRPPQIPPHFSSVPTNTRGNRDSMQRKQCWWLPYVVLEFDKNEVLIDALGGEVQNPTWQYRAHFDVSRESDVSIQIYLRKSTQTGQHTNDMGNDVFLGGVKIAPSFNDPNKLHENWFNLAGGTGSVHVHICYKKDHANIPLTIDAFDLLKVIGKGSFGKVMQVRKKDTSRIYALKTIRKAHIVSRSEVNHTLAERTVLAQINNPFIVPLKFSFQSPEKLYLVLAFVNGGELFHHLQREGRFDEERSRFYAAELLCALECLHDFNVVYRDLKPENILLDYSGHIALCDFGLCKLNMTESETTHTFCGTPEYLAPELLLGHGYTKTVDWWTLGVLLFEMLTGLPPFYDENTNEMYRKILQDELRFPEEVGNDARSLLSGLLTREPTQRLGNNGAQEIKDHPFFASIDWRRLMQKKVQPPFKPSVESAIDTSNFDEEFTSETPQDSYVNEPHLSETVQRQFAGFTYNEDRVMSGSISSSVQDM, encoded by the exons ATGCGTCTTTGGAATCAAAGACCTCAAAATCCTTCTGTGGTAACTGATGGTGTTCCTTCAACGCCTACTTCCCCTACACCTATACCAGCTTCTGGACTTTTGCTCATCCGTGTAGTTGAAGCTCGTGGAATCACTTTACCTCCTGGCATAAGACCTCCACAAATTCCACCGCATTTTTCATCAGTCCCAACGAATACAAGGGGTAATAGAGACAGCATGCAAAGGAAACAATGTTGGTGGCTTCCTTATGTGGTTTTAGAGTTTGACAAAAACGAAGTTTTGATCGATGCTTTGGGCGGTGAAGTTCAAAACCCCACTTGGCAGTATCGAGCGCATTT CGATGTCTCAAGAGAGTCTGATGTATcgatacaaatttatttacgtAAATCTACTCAAACTGGCCAACATACTAATGATATGGGAAATGACGTTTTCCTTGGTGGCGTAAAAATTGCACCTAGTTTTAATGATCCAAAC aaattgCATGAAAATTGGTTCAATCTAGCAGGTGGAACGGGTAGTGTACATGTTCACATTTGTTACAAGAAGGATCAT GCAAATATCCCCTTAACAATCGAtgcatttgatttattaaaagtcaTTGGCAAGGGCAGTTTTGGCAAG GTCATGCAAGTACGAAAAAAGGATACTTCTCGAATTTATGCGCTAAAAACCATTCGTAAAGCTCATATCGTTTCCCGATCAGAGGTTAATCATACATTAGCGGAGCGTACAGTTTTAGCACAAATCAATAATCCTTTCATTGTACCGCTAAAATTCTCTTTCCAAAGTCCAGAGAAATTGTATTTGGTGCTTGCTTTTGTTAATGGTGGTGAATTGTTTCACCATTTGCAAAGGGAAGGACGATTTGATGAAGAGAGATCAAGGTTTTATGCCGCTGAATTACTTTGCGCATTGGAATGTTTACATGATTTCAACGTGGTTTACcg GGATTTAAAACCCGAAAATATTCTGCTAGACTATTCAGGACATATCGCTTTATGCGATTTCGGTCtctgtaaattaaatatgactGAATCAGAAACAACCCATACTTTTTGCGGGACGCCGGAATATCTTGCTCCCGAATTATTGTTAGGTCATGGTTATACAAAAACAGTAGATTGGTGGACTCTAGGAGTTTTATTGTTCGAAATGTTGACGGGTTTGCCACCGTTTTACGATGAAAATACAAATGAAAtgtatagaaaaattttacagGACGAGTTGAGATTTCCAGAAGAAGTTGGGAACGATGCAAGAAGTTTATTATCGGGG ttaTTAACTCGGGAACCCACTCAACGCCTTGGAAATAATGGTGCACAAGAAATAAAAGATCATCCTTTCTTTGCTTCAATTGATTGGAGAAGATTGATGCAAAAGAAAGTACAGCCACCATTTAAACCTAGTGTG gaatCTGCTATTGATACTTCAAATTTTGATGAGGAATTTACCTCAGAAACTCCTCAAGATTCTTATGTAAATGAACCACATCTATCAGAAACTGTACAACGACAATTTGCCGGCTTCACGTATAATGAAGACCGGGTAATGAGCGGAAGCATATCAAGCTCGGTGCAAGATATGTAA